The genomic region TACGAACAGGGTGAAATCAAGGTCACGGCGCTCAACAACATTTCGCTGGATATTCAGGCCGGTGAATTCCTGGCGTTGATGGGACCGTCCGGTTCGGGCAAATCCACGCTGCTGCACATCATCGCCGGCATTGACCGGCCCACGAACGGCGAGTGCCGCGTCCAGGGCGTCGATGTCACGAAGCTGAACGAATCCGAACTGGCCGACTGGCGCAATCATAACGTCGGCTTTGTTTTCCAGTCGTTCAACCTGATTCCCGTCCTGACGGCGTATGAGAATGTCGAACTGCCGCTGCTGTTAACACGACTGAGCGGCGCGCAACGCCGCCGGCAGGTCAACACCGCGCTTGAGTTGGTCGGGCTGGCCGACCGCGCGAAACATTTGCCCCGTCAACTTTCCGGCGGGCAGGAACAGCGCGTGGCCATCGCCCGCGCGCTCGTGACCGATCCCAGCCTCATCGTCGCCGATGAACCGACCGGCAATCTCGATTCACAATCCGCGCAAGATGTCATGGGGATTCTCCAATCGTTGAGCAAGACCGCCGGTAAGACGGTCATCATCGTCACGCACGATCCCAAGGCAGCGGCGTTTGGTTCGCGCTCCATTCACCTGGAAAAAGGTGAGTTGATTTAATCTGCTGGACTGAAATGGAAAACGGCGCGCTCGACTTTCTGCTTTGAGCGGCCAGAATCCCGCCGATGCTTTGGACAACTTTCTTAGGGTCGCTCG from Verrucomicrobiota bacterium harbors:
- a CDS encoding ABC transporter ATP-binding protein; protein product: MAPPNNNIVTIRSLSKVYEQGEIKVTALNNISLDIQAGEFLALMGPSGSGKSTLLHIIAGIDRPTNGECRVQGVDVTKLNESELADWRNHNVGFVFQSFNLIPVLTAYENVELPLLLTRLSGAQRRRQVNTALELVGLADRAKHLPRQLSGGQEQRVAIARALVTDPSLIVADEPTGNLDSQSAQDVMGILQSLSKTAGKTVIIVTHDPKAAAFGSRSIHLEKGELI